Proteins co-encoded in one Desulfitobacterium hafniense DCB-2 genomic window:
- the glk gene encoding glucokinase yields the protein MDLPYAGIEKGQLYLAGDIGGTKTLLGLYSLEGTELVLVRERNFPSKDWQDLTALIQGFLDEIALTPEDITGGCLSLAGPITQDKCFLTNLNRVIDCPDLRSSLPLRRPLLLVNDLEAMGQGLMDLRGEDLICLNPSAESPSSSLASSPALSLARPSLNRALIAPGTGLGQAMILADGRVCATEGAHGDYAPRTEQEVRLWRFLAQRYGHVSYERVLSGPGLADLYRFLYWEALSPSLPGPASDSIPAPDSSLTPAEITKKALDGICTLCTETLELFVKILGAEAGNLALRTLAYGGIYLGGGIPPKILPKLQEDGFMEAFLAKGRLRELLSQIPIYVILNERTPLLGAARLAVAAGYPFTCS from the coding sequence ATGGATTTGCCTTATGCAGGCATTGAAAAAGGCCAACTATACTTGGCTGGAGACATTGGCGGAACCAAAACTCTCCTAGGACTTTATTCCCTGGAAGGCACTGAGCTTGTCTTAGTCAGGGAAAGGAATTTCCCCAGTAAAGACTGGCAGGACTTAACAGCGCTTATACAAGGATTTTTAGATGAAATAGCCCTAACGCCTGAAGACATAACCGGAGGCTGCCTCAGCCTGGCCGGGCCCATCACTCAAGACAAATGTTTTCTCACCAATTTGAATCGGGTGATTGATTGCCCTGACTTGCGGTCCTCCCTGCCATTGCGCAGGCCCCTGCTTTTGGTCAACGACCTTGAGGCTATGGGGCAGGGCCTTATGGATTTAAGAGGGGAAGATTTAATTTGTCTCAACCCTTCCGCAGAGAGTCCTTCCTCTTCCCTTGCCTCGTCTCCTGCCCTTTCCCTCGCCAGGCCCTCACTTAACCGGGCACTGATCGCCCCCGGTACAGGCTTGGGTCAGGCCATGATCCTGGCTGACGGGCGGGTTTGCGCCACAGAAGGCGCCCATGGGGACTATGCCCCCCGCACCGAGCAGGAAGTACGGTTGTGGCGCTTTCTGGCCCAACGATACGGTCATGTCAGCTATGAGAGAGTCCTCTCCGGTCCCGGGCTGGCAGATCTCTATCGTTTTCTGTACTGGGAGGCTCTTTCCCCCTCTCTCCCTGGCCCGGCCTCTGACTCTATCCCTGCTCCTGATTCTAGCCTTACTCCTGCCGAGATCACAAAAAAAGCCCTCGACGGAATCTGTACACTCTGTACAGAAACATTGGAGCTCTTTGTGAAAATTCTGGGGGCGGAAGCAGGCAATCTCGCTTTAAGGACTTTGGCCTATGGAGGAATCTATCTGGGCGGGGGCATCCCCCCTAAAATCCTGCCCAAGCTTCAGGAAGATGGCTTCATGGAGGCCTTTCTCGCTAAAGGCCGTTTGAGAGAGCTTTTATCCCAGATCCCTATCTATGTGATCCTTAATGAAAGGACTCCTTTGCTGGGAGCCGCCCGTTTGGCGGTGGCAGCCGGGTATCCTTTTACATGCTCTTAA
- a CDS encoding sigma 54-interacting transcriptional regulator, which translates to MKEKLHLLSEVPFLADLSQQDRIECAHEFHWEIYPKGAVLIEAGKKPAAVYILEEGKLDSEDKVLGMVSLVTGKAATETIRALEPVRLLTIKAEDFARILLRWPQIYSTIIGNLTDNLAETHQMLSASRYKEVLRSAIQLTRYKDKFYGIWGSVKTTHEVERLFKKLQQTEGHLLIRGERGTGRQMVAWYAHQQLFGEAAPFVVLNGQRFEQQWGYLLKEEKKAAESSYAAFTFEDIAAGGTLFIQEIDQITPELQIRLAQVLGTAHHSCLVIGSIQEDSKHKDPQLMPELAACFEHSYSIAPLRERKRDIPIIAQGIVESLAQKHQRNVPVLTSEATQLLLSHNYRQGNVTELIQVMERAFFLADQDVIGLEQIFFGPTAEKIGSKINLLQWGFFKSLFKSRKLLHSLQWISAVLFLLLIVGLVFLPQLPLTMKVFVLVWGLWWPSLAILSPLLGRLWCTFCPFSKIMEFVQDRYHPKRPLPALFVKYDYLMVSVLFALIFWAEIFTGMRSHMLFTALLLLVIQGLAIIVSVLYPRHAWCRHFCPLGGFIGTASIGSLLEVRADAAVCLNKCTTFDCYVGRDGVKGCPMSQHLPYLDNNLDCKLCFKCVSNCQHENVQVNLRVPAREVWHLTRVNQGYAVFIGMLMGILFPIMVFEPLHGSMPPSQWQLWFTLTYLLAALLGGALGWWLGKPFKTKAASKRIKLVFAFIPLIIGGHIVHQMGYIPGINHLFFGMGYHEEGGMQTLFIAAKSLGYGLAMLTGIFLTVITVGLTLHQYSKAKDPNH; encoded by the coding sequence GTGAAAGAAAAACTCCATCTTCTCTCTGAGGTGCCTTTTCTTGCGGATTTGTCACAACAGGATCGAATTGAGTGTGCTCACGAATTTCACTGGGAGATCTACCCTAAAGGGGCCGTTCTCATCGAAGCAGGAAAAAAGCCTGCGGCAGTCTATATACTCGAAGAAGGAAAGCTGGACAGTGAGGATAAGGTATTGGGCATGGTTTCTTTGGTCACGGGTAAGGCGGCCACGGAAACGATTCGTGCTTTGGAGCCGGTCCGCCTCCTGACCATTAAGGCCGAAGATTTCGCTCGTATCTTGTTGCGCTGGCCCCAGATCTACAGCACTATCATCGGCAATTTAACGGATAATCTTGCTGAAACCCATCAAATGCTCTCGGCAAGCCGTTATAAGGAAGTCTTACGGTCGGCCATTCAACTTACCCGGTATAAAGATAAATTTTACGGGATCTGGGGCAGTGTGAAAACCACCCATGAGGTAGAACGCTTGTTTAAGAAGCTCCAGCAGACTGAGGGGCATTTGCTGATCAGGGGAGAGAGAGGCACGGGCCGGCAAATGGTGGCCTGGTATGCTCATCAGCAGCTTTTTGGAGAGGCGGCTCCCTTTGTCGTCCTGAATGGTCAGCGTTTTGAACAGCAATGGGGTTATCTGCTCAAAGAGGAAAAGAAAGCTGCAGAAAGCTCTTACGCTGCTTTTACGTTTGAGGATATTGCCGCAGGGGGGACCCTTTTCATCCAGGAAATAGATCAAATTACCCCTGAGCTGCAAATAAGGCTGGCTCAGGTGCTTGGCACTGCTCATCATTCCTGTCTGGTCATCGGCAGTATTCAGGAAGATAGCAAGCATAAGGATCCCCAGCTTATGCCTGAATTGGCTGCTTGTTTTGAGCATAGTTACTCCATAGCGCCCTTACGGGAGCGTAAAAGAGATATCCCGATCATCGCTCAAGGCATTGTGGAGAGTTTAGCTCAGAAGCATCAGCGCAATGTACCTGTATTAACCTCTGAAGCGACACAACTTCTCCTGTCTCATAATTATCGCCAAGGCAATGTAACAGAGCTTATTCAGGTAATGGAGCGGGCCTTCTTTCTCGCCGATCAGGATGTCATCGGGTTAGAGCAAATCTTTTTTGGTCCCACTGCGGAAAAGATCGGGAGTAAAATCAATCTTTTACAATGGGGATTCTTTAAAAGTTTATTCAAAAGTAGGAAGCTTCTCCACAGTCTGCAATGGATTTCGGCAGTTTTATTCCTTCTGCTGATTGTCGGACTGGTTTTCCTTCCTCAATTGCCTCTTACTATGAAAGTTTTTGTCTTGGTTTGGGGCCTTTGGTGGCCTTCTCTGGCTATTCTATCCCCTTTATTGGGGAGACTATGGTGCACATTTTGCCCTTTTTCCAAAATTATGGAGTTTGTACAAGATCGCTATCACCCGAAACGGCCGCTGCCCGCCCTCTTTGTCAAATATGATTATCTGATGGTGAGTGTTTTATTTGCCCTGATTTTTTGGGCGGAAATCTTTACGGGCATGCGTTCCCATATGCTTTTTACCGCTTTGCTGCTCCTGGTTATTCAAGGTCTGGCCATTATTGTCAGTGTTCTTTATCCCCGCCATGCCTGGTGCCGGCATTTTTGCCCTTTGGGAGGATTTATCGGGACGGCCTCCATCGGTTCTCTCTTGGAAGTAAGAGCAGATGCAGCGGTATGCCTGAATAAATGCACCACCTTTGATTGTTATGTGGGCAGGGATGGGGTCAAGGGCTGCCCGATGAGTCAGCATTTGCCCTATCTGGATAATAATTTGGATTGCAAATTATGCTTTAAATGCGTCAGCAATTGCCAGCATGAGAATGTCCAGGTCAACTTAAGAGTACCGGCACGGGAGGTTTGGCATCTGACCCGTGTCAATCAAGGGTATGCTGTTTTTATTGGTATGCTCATGGGAATCCTTTTTCCGATCATGGTTTTTGAACCTCTTCATGGCTCCATGCCCCCAAGTCAATGGCAGCTTTGGTTTACCCTGACCTATTTGCTGGCGGCTCTGCTGGGCGGAGCACTTGGCTGGTGGCTGGGGAAGCCTTTTAAGACGAAAGCGGCCTCTAAGCGGATTAAATTGGTGTTTGCTTTTATTCCCCTGATCATCGGCGGGCATATTGTGCATCAGATGGGCTATATTCCGGGGATTAATCATCTCTTCTTCGGAATGGGATACCATGAAGAGGGTGGGATGCAAACCCTGTTCATTGCGGCCAAAAGCTTAGGCTATGGACTTGCCATGCTTACGGGAATCTTTTTAACTGTGATTACGGTAGGATTAACCCTTCACCAATACAGCAAAGCTAAAGATCCTAATCATTGA
- a CDS encoding MFS transporter encodes MTYDHQFVRSTMIICLLTSFIGAFMSNSVNIAIPALSLDFTVTQLHLNWVVTIYLLTSAALSIPCGRLADIIGRRKLFLIGIGLFCLSSLGCSLTPSFNVLIFFRLCQGVANAMIAGTSMAILTTVVPPQQRGKALGIASAAVYIGLSLGPVLGGLFVKLISWRAIFAFGFAVDALILVLILTKLTGEWKAAAGEVYDYKGAALWISGLTLLLFALSNLALAPFYTLLLIAGLVLLGIFIRVELKTDSPIFALRIFAKNTPFVFSNLATAINYLATFALGYLLSLYLQLILGLDSSLAGLILLSQPVLMALLSPFAGRLSDKIQPRILSSVGMAIVTAGLLPIIFFTSSTPIALIVADLVFIGIGYGLFASPNTNAVMSSVDKRYYSIASSTLGTMRLLGQTLSMATVSLMTSHFIGNTSLYSPEYPQVFMISFKLSFILFTILCFLGIFASLARGKKEQVQ; translated from the coding sequence ATGACTTACGACCACCAATTCGTCCGCTCGACCATGATCATCTGTCTCTTAACATCCTTTATCGGGGCCTTTATGTCCAATTCCGTGAATATTGCTATTCCTGCCCTTTCACTTGACTTTACCGTAACCCAATTGCACCTCAATTGGGTGGTAACCATTTATCTGTTAACCAGTGCCGCCTTGTCCATCCCTTGCGGACGTTTAGCAGATATTATCGGCAGACGGAAGCTCTTTCTGATCGGCATCGGTCTATTTTGCTTAAGCTCTTTAGGCTGCAGCCTGACTCCCTCTTTTAATGTTTTAATTTTCTTCCGGCTTTGCCAAGGCGTGGCCAATGCCATGATCGCCGGAACATCCATGGCGATTCTGACGACAGTGGTTCCTCCCCAACAACGGGGTAAAGCCCTGGGCATTGCTTCTGCCGCCGTCTATATCGGGCTTTCTCTTGGCCCCGTCTTAGGGGGATTGTTTGTCAAGCTCATCAGCTGGCGAGCAATTTTTGCTTTTGGCTTCGCCGTAGACGCTCTGATCCTGGTCCTCATCCTTACCAAGCTGACAGGGGAGTGGAAAGCCGCCGCAGGAGAAGTTTACGACTATAAAGGGGCTGCTCTGTGGATTTCCGGCCTTACTCTCCTGCTGTTTGCCTTATCCAATTTAGCTTTAGCTCCCTTTTATACTCTCCTGCTGATTGCCGGCTTGGTCCTCTTAGGGATCTTTATCCGGGTTGAACTCAAGACCGACTCCCCCATCTTTGCTCTTAGGATCTTTGCCAAAAATACACCTTTTGTCTTTTCTAATCTGGCCACAGCGATCAATTACCTTGCTACTTTCGCCTTAGGCTACCTCTTATCCTTGTACCTCCAGCTTATCTTAGGGCTGGACAGCTCCCTGGCGGGGCTTATACTCCTCTCCCAGCCCGTGCTCATGGCCCTTCTCTCCCCATTTGCCGGGCGGTTATCCGACAAGATCCAGCCCCGCATCCTCTCCTCTGTGGGCATGGCCATCGTTACTGCGGGACTCCTCCCGATCATCTTCTTTACGTCTTCCACACCCATTGCCTTGATTGTGGCTGATTTGGTGTTCATCGGCATCGGTTATGGACTGTTTGCCTCCCCCAACACCAATGCCGTCATGAGTTCGGTGGACAAACGCTATTACTCCATTGCTTCATCCACCTTAGGAACCATGCGGCTCTTAGGGCAGACCTTAAGCATGGCTACCGTATCTTTGATGACATCGCACTTTATCGGCAATACCAGCCTTTATTCCCCGGAATATCCCCAGGTTTTCATGATCAGCTTTAAACTGAGCTTTATTCTCTTCACCATACTCTGCTTCCTGGGCATCTTCGCTTCCCTGGCCCGGGGCAAGAAAGAGCAGGTTCAATGA